The following proteins come from a genomic window of Mustelus asterias chromosome 1, sMusAst1.hap1.1, whole genome shotgun sequence:
- the LOC144479596 gene encoding short coiled-coil protein encodes MMNADMEVIDPENQVELEEKTRLINQVLELQHTLEELSARVDAVKEENLKLKSENQVLGQYIENLMSASSVFQTTDTKSKRK; translated from the exons TAATTGATCCCGAGAACCAGGTAGAATTAGAAGAGAAGACACGACTGATTAATCAAGTGTTGGAACTTCAACACACTTTAGAAG AGCTGTCTGCACGTGTAGATGCCGTAAAAGAAGAGAATCTGAAACTAAAGTCTGAAAATCAAGTTCTTGGGCAATACATAGAAAATCTCATGTCGGCTTCTAGTGTTTTCCAGACAACAGACACAAAAAGCAAACGAAAGTAA